Proteins from a genomic interval of Streptomyces sp. SID8374:
- the panD gene encoding aspartate 1-decarboxylase, giving the protein MLRTMFKSKIHRATVTQADLHYVGSVTVDADLMDAADLLPGELVHIVDIDNGARLETYVIEGERGSGVIGINGAAAHLVHPGDLVILISYAQVEDAEARALTPKVVHVDVDNRIVALGSDASAPVPGSRTERSPQAVVAGG; this is encoded by the coding sequence ATGTTGCGCACCATGTTCAAGTCCAAGATCCACCGGGCCACCGTCACCCAGGCCGACCTGCACTACGTCGGTTCCGTGACGGTCGACGCCGACCTGATGGACGCCGCCGACCTGCTGCCCGGCGAGCTGGTCCATATCGTTGACATCGACAACGGCGCCCGCCTGGAGACGTACGTCATCGAGGGCGAGCGCGGCTCCGGTGTCATCGGCATCAACGGCGCTGCCGCACACCTCGTGCACCCCGGCGATCTGGTCATCCTGATCAGCTACGCGCAGGTCGAGGACGCGGAGGCGCGGGCGCTCACCCCGAAGGTCGTCCATGTCGACGTGGACAACCGGATCGTGGCGCTCGGGAGCGACGCGTCGGCGCCGGTGCCCGGGAGCCGTACGGAGCGGAGCCCGCAGGCGGTCGTCGCGGGCGGCTGA
- a CDS encoding xanthine dehydrogenase family protein subunit M, with product MKEFDYRRAHDVTGAVALLAAAPDARFLGGGTNLVDLMKTGVERPALLVDVRELPLDRVESTADGGLRIGATVTNSDLAAHPEVRRRYPALTQAVLAGASGQLRNMATVGGNLLQRTRCGYFTDVGGPCNKRVPGSGCPAVAGEHHNHAVLGASDHCVAVYPSDMGVALTAFDAQVAYETLDGPGEVPLTDLYLPVGDTPHRETALPPGALITHITLPAAPVAADSRYRKVRERASYAFAIGSVAAALDIEGGRIREARLALGAVASRPWRARAAEAVLTGAPATGATFAAAADAELAAARPLPDNGYKVTLMRNLVVSVLTELAEGDAR from the coding sequence GTGAAAGAGTTCGACTACCGGCGCGCCCATGACGTCACCGGCGCCGTCGCCCTGCTCGCGGCCGCCCCGGACGCACGGTTCCTCGGCGGCGGCACCAACCTCGTCGACCTGATGAAGACCGGCGTCGAACGGCCCGCCCTCCTCGTCGACGTACGCGAACTGCCGCTGGACCGCGTCGAGTCCACGGCCGACGGCGGTCTGCGCATCGGGGCGACCGTCACCAACAGCGACCTCGCCGCCCACCCCGAAGTCCGCCGCCGCTACCCGGCGTTGACCCAGGCCGTCCTGGCCGGGGCCTCCGGGCAGCTGCGCAACATGGCCACCGTCGGCGGCAATCTGCTCCAGCGCACCCGCTGCGGCTACTTCACCGACGTCGGCGGACCGTGCAACAAGCGTGTCCCCGGCAGCGGTTGCCCGGCCGTCGCCGGTGAGCACCACAACCACGCGGTCCTCGGCGCCTCCGACCACTGTGTGGCCGTGTACCCCTCCGACATGGGCGTGGCGCTGACGGCCTTCGACGCCCAGGTCGCGTACGAGACCCTCGACGGGCCTGGCGAGGTCCCGCTCACCGACCTCTACCTCCCCGTCGGTGACACCCCGCACCGCGAAACCGCCCTGCCGCCCGGCGCGTTGATCACCCACATCACGCTCCCTGCCGCCCCCGTCGCCGCCGACTCCCGCTACCGCAAGGTGCGCGAACGCGCCTCGTACGCCTTCGCCATCGGCTCCGTCGCCGCCGCGCTGGACATCGAGGGCGGGCGCATACGCGAAGCTCGGCTCGCCCTCGGAGCCGTGGCCTCCCGGCCCTGGCGTGCCCGCGCCGCCGAAGCCGTCCTGACCGGCGCACCGGCCACCGGCGCGACCTTCGCGGCTGCCGCGGACGCCGAACTCGCCGCCGCAAGGCCGCTGCCCGACAACGGATACAAGGTGACCCTCATGCGCAACCTCGTGGTCTCCGTCCTGACCGAACTGGCGGAAGGGGACGCCCGATGA
- a CDS encoding serine hydrolase domain-containing protein — translation MHRKKISTKLRRVLLAVTVTGLAGAFVTNAAPAQSPTMDTTAASTPKNKATSLQKSLDALVGQEKFPAALAHVDKNGRSASLVAGSSRLGRQVPVPRDGQVRAGSNTKTFTAIVVLQLVAEGRVRLDEPVETYLPGLVRGDGIDGRRITVRQLLQHTSGLPNYTEHIGLEDFEKIQHKFFHPHDLLEAALAHPAKFAPGAKWEYSNTNYLLAGLLVERVTERPVQEEITRRVIKKAGLRHTYWPQPGDRTLRAPHPHGYALSSAENGKVIDVTTMDPSWGGAAGQMISTPSDLARFARVLLDGELLPPRQLAEMRKTVDAPLLPGWRYGLGVFSIPLSCGGVYWGHGGDIDGYETRGGATDDGRSVGVAVTALPGTFGDAEKGALAVMSATDTAFCT, via the coding sequence ATGCACCGGAAGAAGATCTCGACGAAGCTGCGCAGGGTCCTGCTGGCGGTGACGGTGACGGGGCTCGCGGGCGCCTTCGTGACCAACGCCGCGCCGGCCCAGTCGCCGACGATGGACACCACGGCCGCCTCCACGCCCAAGAACAAGGCCACGTCTCTCCAGAAGAGCCTCGACGCCCTGGTCGGCCAGGAGAAGTTTCCGGCCGCGCTCGCCCATGTGGACAAGAACGGCCGGTCGGCCTCCCTGGTCGCCGGCTCGTCCCGGCTGGGCAGGCAGGTCCCGGTGCCACGCGACGGCCAGGTCCGGGCCGGGAGCAACACGAAGACCTTCACGGCCATCGTGGTCCTGCAACTGGTGGCCGAGGGCAGGGTCCGGCTGGACGAGCCGGTGGAGACCTATCTGCCCGGCCTCGTGCGCGGCGACGGCATCGACGGCCGCAGGATCACCGTCCGCCAGCTGCTCCAGCACACCAGCGGCCTGCCCAACTACACCGAACACATCGGCCTGGAGGACTTCGAGAAGATCCAGCACAAGTTCTTCCACCCCCACGACCTGCTCGAAGCCGCGCTCGCCCATCCGGCGAAGTTCGCTCCCGGCGCCAAGTGGGAGTACAGCAACACCAACTACCTCCTCGCGGGCCTGCTGGTCGAGAGGGTGACGGAGCGTCCGGTCCAGGAAGAGATAACGCGACGCGTGATCAAAAAGGCGGGCCTGCGCCACACCTACTGGCCCCAGCCGGGCGACCGCACCCTCCGCGCCCCGCACCCGCACGGCTACGCGCTCAGCAGCGCGGAGAACGGCAAGGTCATCGACGTGACGACCATGGACCCGTCCTGGGGAGGGGCGGCCGGACAGATGATCTCGACCCCGAGCGACCTCGCCAGGTTCGCCCGCGTCCTGCTCGACGGAGAGCTGCTTCCGCCCCGGCAGCTGGCCGAGATGCGCAAGACCGTGGACGCACCGCTGCTGCCCGGCTGGCGGTACGGGCTCGGTGTGTTCAGCATCCCGCTGAGCTGCGGAGGCGTCTACTGGGGGCACGGCGGGGACATCGACGGCTACGAGACACGTGGCGGCGCCACCGACGACGGCCGCTCGGTCGGGGTCGCCGTGACGGCTCTGCCGGGTACGTTCGGCGACGCGGAGAAGGGGGCGTTGGCGGTCATGTCGGCCACGGACACGGCGTTCTGCACGTGA
- a CDS encoding DUF3253 domain-containing protein, whose product MTKNGQQQDQQLEQTILELLDARSPAATICPSDAARAAYDGEGDGWRALMEPARQAARRLVAAGEVEITQGGRPVDPGEARGPIRIRRVR is encoded by the coding sequence ATGACGAAGAACGGGCAGCAGCAGGACCAGCAGCTCGAACAGACCATCCTGGAGTTGCTGGACGCACGCTCCCCCGCCGCGACCATCTGCCCTTCCGACGCCGCACGAGCCGCCTATGACGGTGAGGGGGACGGCTGGCGAGCGCTCATGGAGCCGGCCCGTCAGGCCGCGCGGCGACTGGTGGCGGCCGGGGAGGTGGAGATCACCCAGGGTGGACGCCCCGTGGACCCTGGCGAGGCACGCGGCCCGATCCGCATTCGCCGCGTGCGCTGA
- a CDS encoding diaminopimelate decarboxylase, whose product MGAAITDSGRTTQTQTPSAPLGRRPAVRFDAAVRAAVGQGLLSESRPVAGFIDTDGVRSSVAELREAFAHSPGVLHTFAAKASSLVPVLRLLAACGMGCEVASPGELRLAVEAGFAPGTIVLDSPAKTREEIRLALALGVAVNADSIDELRRIDALRHRDAPSVLGLRVNPQVGGGAIGPMSTATDTSKFGVALRDPGAREAVVRAFEARPWLTRLHAHVGSQGCPLELIAAGVARTYELAEEINERLGTRQVTSLDIGGGLPVNFTDDTVHPTYAAYVDALTAAAPGLFSGRYGLVTEFGRSLLAKNGFIGARVEYTKDAGGRRIALTHAGAQTATRTVFMPGSWPLRIGAFTEDGSPKQGPGLAQDIAGPCCFAGDVVAHGRELPELAEGDFVVLYDTGAYYFSTPWAYNSLPRPAVYGFRSSAPAGEVVFATVREAQTMDAIAAESGLAHANTLTGLG is encoded by the coding sequence GTGGGGGCAGCCATCACCGACTCCGGCCGCACGACACAGACACAGACACCTTCCGCACCCCTGGGGCGGCGGCCCGCCGTCCGTTTCGACGCGGCCGTCCGGGCGGCCGTCGGGCAGGGGCTGCTGAGCGAGTCCCGGCCGGTCGCCGGGTTCATCGACACGGACGGGGTGCGCTCGTCCGTCGCCGAGCTGCGGGAGGCGTTCGCCCACAGCCCCGGTGTGCTGCACACCTTCGCGGCCAAGGCCTCCTCCCTCGTCCCGGTCCTGCGGCTGCTCGCCGCCTGCGGGATGGGGTGCGAGGTGGCGAGCCCGGGTGAGCTGCGGCTCGCCGTCGAGGCGGGTTTCGCGCCGGGGACGATCGTCCTGGACTCCCCCGCCAAGACCCGCGAGGAGATCCGGCTGGCGCTCGCCCTCGGGGTGGCCGTCAACGCCGACAGCATCGACGAACTCCGCCGCATCGACGCACTGCGGCATCGCGATGCCCCCTCCGTCCTCGGGCTGCGGGTCAATCCGCAGGTGGGCGGCGGAGCGATCGGCCCGATGTCCACGGCGACGGACACCTCGAAGTTCGGGGTGGCGCTACGGGACCCGGGCGCCCGCGAGGCGGTCGTACGGGCCTTCGAGGCGCGCCCGTGGCTGACCCGTCTGCACGCCCATGTCGGCTCCCAGGGCTGCCCGTTGGAGCTGATCGCGGCGGGCGTGGCGCGGACGTACGAGCTGGCCGAGGAGATCAACGAACGCCTCGGCACCCGGCAGGTCACCAGCCTGGACATCGGCGGCGGGCTGCCGGTCAACTTCACCGACGACACCGTGCACCCCACCTACGCCGCCTACGTGGACGCGCTGACGGCCGCAGCCCCCGGGCTCTTCTCCGGCCGGTACGGACTCGTGACGGAGTTCGGCAGATCACTGCTGGCGAAGAACGGCTTCATCGGGGCGCGGGTGGAGTACACGAAGGACGCGGGCGGCCGCCGGATCGCGCTCACCCACGCGGGGGCGCAGACCGCCACCCGTACGGTCTTCATGCCCGGCTCCTGGCCCCTGCGCATCGGGGCGTTCACGGAGGACGGCTCCCCCAAGCAGGGACCGGGGCTGGCGCAGGACATCGCGGGGCCCTGCTGCTTCGCGGGCGATGTGGTGGCGCACGGCCGGGAGCTGCCGGAGCTGGCCGAGGGTGATTTCGTCGTCCTCTACGACACCGGGGCGTACTACTTCTCCACCCCGTGGGCGTACAACAGCCTGCCGCGCCCCGCGGTGTACGGCTTCCGCTCCTCGGCCCCGGCCGGCGAGGTGGTGTTCGCGACGGTACGGGAGGCCCAGACGATGGACGCGATCGCCGCGGAGAGCGGCCTGGCACACGCGAACACGCTGACGGGCCTCGGCTGA
- a CDS encoding TetR/AcrR family transcriptional regulator, with translation MSQPKKDTPARSDAVRNRERILHVAMAELTVRPDVPLSTIARKAGVGQGTFYRNFPHREALVLEIYRYEMQQVSDAAAELLCTRAPEAALREWMDRLAGFAMTKAGLADAIRLVTSAPGGPAKPGPAPVMEAAGTLLRANEEAGTIRPGVTPDDFFLAIAGLWQLDPREDWEPRAARLLDFVMDGLRAGAPGR, from the coding sequence GTGTCCCAGCCGAAGAAGGACACGCCCGCGCGTTCGGACGCGGTGCGCAACCGTGAGCGCATCCTGCACGTCGCCATGGCCGAACTGACGGTGCGCCCGGACGTCCCGCTGAGCACGATCGCCAGGAAGGCGGGCGTCGGGCAGGGCACGTTCTACCGCAACTTCCCGCACCGCGAAGCGCTCGTCCTGGAGATCTACCGCTACGAGATGCAGCAAGTGTCGGACGCGGCGGCCGAGTTGCTCTGCACCCGCGCCCCCGAGGCGGCCCTGCGCGAGTGGATGGACCGGCTCGCCGGGTTCGCCATGACCAAGGCGGGGCTGGCGGACGCGATCCGGCTGGTCACCAGCGCGCCGGGCGGACCGGCCAAGCCCGGCCCCGCGCCGGTGATGGAGGCGGCCGGAACCCTGCTCCGCGCCAACGAGGAGGCCGGCACCATCCGCCCGGGGGTGACGCCGGACGACTTCTTCCTGGCCATCGCCGGTCTCTGGCAGCTGGATCCGCGGGAGGACTGGGAGCCGAGGGCCGCCCGGCTGCTGGACTTCGTGATGGACGGGCTGCGCGCGGGGGCGCCCGGCCGCTGA
- a CDS encoding PIG-L family deacetylase yields the protein MSLPSVLAVHAHPDDESLFSGGVLAQHAAAGARTAVVTATWGGAGSHRAAELARALEILGAGAPRLLGYADARVPESAPGRPRFLDAPLDEAVGAVVGHIRAVRPQVVIAPDPYGGMTGHPDHVHAHRVTALAARAAGLPRLFPAAGAPWQPSALYLATHPRSAAEQVGRRLGRPGTPADAFHVSDDAWITTTVDVAPWLPQKLAAILAHRSEVERGAAPGRIAALPPDVQHQVLSTEWYIRQDLTPRGAADTSLTA from the coding sequence ATGTCCCTGCCGAGCGTGCTTGCCGTCCACGCCCACCCGGACGACGAGTCCCTCTTCTCGGGCGGCGTACTGGCCCAGCACGCGGCCGCCGGTGCGCGGACCGCGGTGGTCACCGCGACCTGGGGGGGGGCGGGAAGCCACCGGGCCGCCGAGCTGGCGCGGGCCCTGGAGATCCTGGGTGCGGGAGCGCCCCGGCTCCTCGGCTACGCGGACGCCCGCGTCCCGGAGTCCGCCCCGGGGCGGCCCAGGTTCCTGGACGCGCCACTGGACGAGGCGGTGGGCGCCGTGGTGGGCCACATCCGTGCCGTACGGCCGCAGGTCGTGATCGCCCCCGACCCCTACGGCGGCATGACCGGCCACCCCGACCACGTACACGCCCACCGGGTCACCGCTCTGGCCGCCCGGGCGGCGGGGCTCCCCCGGCTCTTCCCCGCAGCGGGTGCCCCCTGGCAGCCGAGCGCCCTCTACCTGGCCACGCACCCGCGTTCGGCCGCGGAGCAGGTGGGCAGGCGCCTGGGCCGGCCGGGCACCCCCGCCGACGCGTTCCACGTCTCCGACGACGCGTGGATCACCACCACGGTCGATGTCGCCCCCTGGCTCCCCCAGAAGCTGGCGGCGATCCTCGCCCACCGCAGCGAGGTGGAACGGGGAGCCGCCCCCGGCCGGATCGCCGCTCTGCCACCGGACGTTCAGCACCAGGTGCTGAGCACCGAGTGGTACATCCGCCAGGACCTCACGCCCCGGGGTGCGGCGGACACGTCACTGACCGCGTGA
- a CDS encoding xanthine dehydrogenase family protein molybdopterin-binding subunit, with protein sequence MTTTTPGPRALHTAVGTARTRVEGREKVTGAARYAGEIPFADLAHGWLVLSTVTRGRIRTIDTASVLAMPGVLTVLHHGNAPRLHTDYLGMLGTPPDPAAAVFQDDKVPFAGWPVALVVAETPEEAREAAEALVVTYDEEPHTTVLAADDPGAYPGAGHMPAETEKGDLDAQLAASAVVLDEEYTTPEEQHSMMEPHAATALWDGGRLEVVDSNQGAGWVQSELATMFSLDASSVRVRSEHIGGGFGSKGLRAHQVSAVMAATALQRPVRVVLTRRQTFSLAGYRSPTAQRVRLGAYPDGRLRALEHRSLNQTSTVYEFVEPSAGVARVMYDADAHRTANHVVRLDVPSPTWMRAPGEAPGSFAIEAALDELAERAGIDPVELRLRNEPEVGPVSGLPFSSHNLAACLREGARRFGWADRDPRPGIRRDGRWLLGTGMAAASFGAGAMPSTALVTAEADGSYTVRITAADIGTGARTALTLIAADALETTPERVHVRIGDSDFGPAMIAGGSMGTRSWAWAVTAAAAELRERLATGPDIPPEGITVRSDTTAALGALAQKERHSFGAQFAEVAVDTATGEVRVRRMLGIFAAGRIVNPLTARNQLVGGMTWGISMALHEEAVRDRNTGRHYSPDLAGYHVATHADVPDIEADWVDDHDPDDPVGIKGVGEIGIVGAAAAVANAVWHATGVRHRHLPIRPDRILAASAPEPRKGAADA encoded by the coding sequence ATGACCACCACCACACCGGGCCCCCGCGCGCTGCACACGGCCGTCGGCACCGCCCGCACCCGGGTCGAGGGCCGGGAGAAGGTCACCGGCGCCGCGCGCTACGCGGGCGAGATCCCCTTCGCCGACCTGGCCCACGGCTGGCTAGTGCTCTCCACCGTCACCCGGGGCCGTATCCGTACGATCGACACCGCATCCGTCCTCGCCATGCCGGGCGTCCTCACCGTGCTCCACCACGGCAACGCCCCGCGCCTGCACACCGATTACCTCGGCATGCTCGGCACCCCGCCGGACCCGGCCGCCGCCGTCTTCCAGGACGACAAGGTGCCGTTCGCGGGCTGGCCGGTCGCTCTGGTCGTCGCCGAGACCCCCGAGGAGGCCAGGGAGGCGGCCGAGGCGCTGGTGGTGACGTACGACGAGGAGCCGCACACCACCGTGCTGGCGGCCGACGACCCCGGCGCCTACCCGGGTGCCGGTCACATGCCCGCCGAGACCGAGAAGGGCGACCTGGACGCCCAACTCGCCGCATCCGCCGTCGTGCTGGACGAGGAGTACACCACTCCCGAGGAACAGCACAGCATGATGGAGCCGCACGCGGCGACCGCCCTGTGGGACGGCGGACGGCTGGAGGTCGTCGACTCCAACCAGGGCGCCGGGTGGGTCCAGTCCGAGCTGGCCACGATGTTCTCCCTCGACGCGTCCTCGGTGCGGGTGCGCTCCGAACACATCGGCGGCGGCTTCGGCAGCAAGGGCCTCCGCGCCCACCAGGTGTCCGCCGTCATGGCCGCCACCGCACTCCAGCGGCCGGTACGCGTGGTATTGACGAGGCGTCAGACGTTCTCGCTGGCCGGCTACCGCAGCCCCACCGCCCAGCGGGTCAGGCTCGGCGCGTACCCCGACGGCAGGCTCCGCGCCCTGGAGCACCGCTCGCTCAACCAGACCTCGACCGTGTACGAGTTCGTGGAGCCGAGCGCGGGCGTCGCCCGGGTCATGTACGACGCCGACGCCCACCGCACGGCCAACCACGTCGTACGCCTCGACGTGCCGTCCCCCACCTGGATGCGGGCCCCGGGGGAGGCACCGGGGTCGTTCGCGATCGAGGCCGCCCTCGACGAACTCGCAGAACGCGCCGGTATCGACCCGGTCGAACTCCGCCTGCGCAACGAGCCCGAGGTCGGCCCCGTCTCCGGCCTCCCCTTCAGCAGCCACAACCTGGCCGCCTGCCTCCGCGAGGGCGCCCGCAGGTTCGGCTGGGCGGACCGCGACCCGCGCCCCGGGATCCGCCGCGACGGCCGCTGGCTGCTCGGTACGGGAATGGCGGCAGCCTCCTTCGGTGCCGGGGCCATGCCCTCCACGGCCCTGGTCACGGCGGAGGCGGACGGCTCCTACACCGTACGGATCACCGCGGCCGACATCGGCACCGGCGCCCGCACCGCGCTCACCCTGATCGCCGCCGACGCCCTGGAGACCACACCGGAACGGGTCCACGTACGCATCGGCGACAGCGACTTCGGCCCCGCCATGATCGCCGGCGGTTCCATGGGCACCCGCTCCTGGGCCTGGGCCGTCACGGCGGCCGCCGCCGAACTCCGGGAGCGGCTCGCGACGGGCCCGGACATCCCGCCGGAGGGGATCACCGTGCGCTCCGACACCACAGCGGCGCTCGGCGCCCTCGCACAGAAGGAACGGCACTCCTTCGGCGCCCAGTTCGCGGAGGTCGCCGTCGACACCGCCACCGGCGAGGTCCGGGTCCGCCGCATGCTGGGCATCTTCGCCGCGGGCCGGATCGTCAACCCGCTCACCGCACGCAACCAGCTGGTCGGCGGGATGACCTGGGGCATCTCCATGGCCCTGCACGAGGAGGCGGTCCGCGACCGGAACACCGGCCGCCATTACAGCCCCGACCTCGCCGGCTACCACGTGGCCACGCACGCCGACGTCCCGGACATCGAGGCGGACTGGGTGGACGACCACGACCCGGACGACCCGGTCGGCATCAAGGGCGTGGGGGAGATCGGCATCGTGGGCGCGGCGGCGGCCGTCGCCAACGCGGTCTGGCACGCCACCGGCGTACGCCATCGGCACCTGCCGATCCGCCCCGACCGGATCCTCGCGGCGTCGGCACCGGAGCCCCGCAAGGGAGCGGCGGATGCTTGA
- a CDS encoding XdhC/CoxI family protein encodes MLDIADALHRWTAEGREFAVATVVSVDGSAPRGPGAALAVDSEGTAIGSVSGGCVEGAVYELCAQALQDGRTVRERFGYSDEDAFAVGLTCGGVLDILITPVRTDTPERAVLASALAAATSGEAAALARVVRGPAELLGRALLVRPDGSSEGGLGGHVELDRTAAAEARALLDTGRTGTVTLSEDGSHCPGGLTLLVECSVEPPRMIVFGAVDFAAALVRAGKFLGHHVTVCDARPVFATRARFPEADEVVVDWPHRYLRSTRTDGRTVLCVLTHEARFDVPLLTEALRRPVAFVGAMGSRRTHEDRLRRLREAGLDERELARLRSPIGLDLGARTPEETALSIAAEIIAARRGGTGLPLTGGAEPIHRDLARTAA; translated from the coding sequence ATGCTTGACATCGCCGACGCGCTGCACCGCTGGACGGCCGAGGGCCGGGAGTTCGCGGTCGCCACCGTCGTCTCCGTCGACGGCAGCGCCCCACGCGGGCCCGGCGCCGCCCTGGCCGTCGACAGCGAGGGCACGGCGATCGGCTCGGTCTCCGGCGGCTGTGTGGAGGGCGCGGTCTACGAACTGTGCGCCCAGGCACTCCAGGACGGCCGGACCGTGCGCGAACGCTTCGGCTACAGCGACGAGGACGCCTTCGCGGTCGGCCTGACCTGCGGCGGGGTCCTCGACATCCTGATCACACCGGTCCGTACGGACACTCCGGAGCGGGCGGTGCTGGCGTCCGCACTGGCCGCCGCCACCTCCGGCGAGGCGGCGGCCCTCGCCCGGGTCGTACGCGGCCCGGCAGAGCTGCTCGGGCGGGCCCTGCTGGTCCGCCCCGACGGCAGCAGCGAGGGCGGGCTCGGCGGCCACGTGGAGCTGGACCGTACGGCGGCGGCCGAGGCCCGGGCCCTCCTGGACACCGGCCGGACCGGCACGGTCACCCTCTCCGAGGACGGCTCGCACTGCCCCGGCGGGCTCACCCTGCTCGTCGAGTGCAGCGTGGAACCGCCCCGCATGATCGTGTTCGGTGCCGTCGACTTCGCCGCGGCCCTGGTGCGGGCGGGCAAGTTCCTGGGCCACCACGTCACGGTGTGCGACGCCCGGCCGGTCTTCGCCACCAGGGCCCGCTTCCCCGAGGCGGACGAGGTCGTCGTCGACTGGCCGCACCGCTATCTGCGAAGCACCCGCACCGACGGGCGTACGGTGCTGTGCGTCCTCACCCACGAGGCCCGGTTCGACGTGCCGCTGCTCACGGAGGCGCTGCGCAGGCCGGTCGCGTTCGTCGGCGCGATGGGCTCACGCCGGACCCACGAGGACCGGCTGCGGCGGCTGCGCGAGGCGGGGCTGGACGAACGCGAGCTGGCGCGGCTGCGGTCACCCATCGGCCTGGACCTCGGAGCCCGTACGCCCGAGGAGACGGCCCTGTCCATCGCGGCGGAGATCATCGCGGCGAGGCGCGGCGGGACGGGCCTGCCGCTGACCGGCGGAGCGGAGCCCATCCACCGCGACCTGGCACGGACGGCGGCCTGA
- a CDS encoding 2Fe-2S iron-sulfur cluster-binding protein, giving the protein MAPAPSSTTSAITLNINGEKHHLSVDHRTTLLDALRERLDLTGTKKGCDQGQCGACTVLVDRRRVVSCLNLAVAAEGREITTIEGVADGDELHPVQQAFLDLDGYQCGYCTPGQICSAIAVIEEHAAGWPSAATDDVAAQAPPPLTPEEIRERMSGNLCRCGAYVSIVQAVSRGAQAHEEARTAAAEEAAA; this is encoded by the coding sequence ATGGCCCCAGCACCCTCGTCGACCACCAGCGCGATCACCCTGAACATCAACGGCGAGAAGCACCACCTGTCCGTCGACCACCGCACCACCCTGCTCGACGCCCTGCGCGAGCGCCTCGACCTCACCGGCACCAAGAAGGGCTGCGACCAGGGACAGTGCGGGGCCTGCACCGTCCTGGTCGACCGGCGCCGTGTCGTCTCCTGCCTCAACCTGGCGGTGGCGGCCGAGGGCCGCGAGATCACCACCATCGAAGGCGTCGCCGACGGCGACGAGCTGCACCCCGTCCAGCAGGCCTTCCTCGACCTCGACGGCTACCAGTGCGGCTACTGCACACCCGGCCAGATCTGCTCGGCCATCGCCGTCATCGAGGAGCACGCGGCCGGCTGGCCCAGCGCCGCCACCGACGACGTGGCCGCCCAGGCGCCGCCACCCCTGACGCCCGAGGAGATCCGCGAACGGATGAGCGGCAACCTGTGCCGCTGCGGCGCGTACGTCTCCATCGTCCAGGCCGTCTCCCGTGGCGCCCAGGCCCACGAAGAGGCCCGTACGGCAGCAGCCGAGGAGGCCGCAGCGTGA
- a CDS encoding GNAT family N-acetyltransferase, whose product MAENGAVEISDDRERGVLTAYEGGKAAGTIAYFVMEPAPGALVAVHTVVRPEHEGKGIAGALVRKFYGLAAQEGVPVVPLCPYAAKWAQRHPDEAPAAPEQLVREAERQLKDHPELF is encoded by the coding sequence ATGGCGGAGAACGGTGCCGTAGAGATCAGCGATGACCGGGAGCGCGGTGTGCTCACGGCCTACGAGGGCGGGAAGGCGGCCGGAACCATCGCCTACTTCGTCATGGAGCCCGCTCCGGGCGCCCTCGTGGCCGTTCACACGGTCGTCCGGCCCGAGCACGAGGGCAAGGGCATCGCCGGTGCGCTCGTCCGGAAGTTCTACGGCCTCGCCGCTCAGGAGGGCGTCCCCGTCGTGCCGCTGTGCCCGTACGCGGCGAAGTGGGCGCAGCGCCACCCCGACGAGGCGCCCGCGGCTCCGGAGCAGCTCGTACGGGAGGCGGAGCGGCAGCTCAAGGACCACCCCGAGCTGTTCTGA